From the Lycorma delicatula isolate Av1 chromosome 4, ASM4794821v1, whole genome shotgun sequence genome, the window TAGATACATTCACAACTGAAATAACAAGAAGAATTCAAACCTCTTGATGCATCTTTTACTtcaaaagtaagaaaattattgaacaatGGCTTACATTAAATCtccactttaaaaataataatctttcatcCAACTTAAATGTTGACAATAACCCTTATCTTGGTTTCATCTAACATGTAAGCAGGTGAAACTGATGAAacctttaaattatgaaatatcagTGAACTGAAAATACTTTCATTTGTtcaaattcattaacatatatgttaataCATTAAAACTCAAACTTACTTGAAGAAATGAATTTCCTCCAGTCACAACAACACTGTTATATAATGCAGGCCTCACATCTACATCACACATGCCAACACTTGTAGTAACAATATGACCTGCACCTAACATGGTGTTACCAACGAGTCCACCACGCATTTGTACTAAACTTGGATCAAATAAAGCTTCTGGTATTCGAAAACGCTCACTTCCAAAATCCTAAAAaccaatgttttatataaaaacagatcTTTAAATAGTATATActaactcttttatttaaattaaaaccatttctCAACATAACTTCTTTGAAGAAAGAAACCCTATCTTCTCATTGTAAACATTCTATAATTAGACTACTTACATGTTCACATATAAAAGACAAGTAAATAAAAGTGTTCATGTTACAGCACTCTGACCCACATTAGCACactattataaataagtttttaggtaacaaaatatttgtaaagctATAAGTGCTCTTAACTAAAATTCGTAAGTAATCTTAATcatgtaatgtaaaatttctgtaatttatcaAGCAGCCAAAGGTGAATCTGtctaaagtatattaaattacttatttttaagcaaacattttttgaacgttttttttttttttactattcattttatcACACATACaacacaattatataaataacttcagaaataaggaaaatatagaTGGTTACtcggtcaatattttttttctttcatctttagtTGTAAacattgataatttatttcatattcaaaatagatttatatgattatttcagattaatttttaatctaaattttaaagtaaatgaatatattattttattatatatatatatatatgacaaagtAGGGCTGTTCAATAAGATACCAAGAACACTACAGGATATTAAGATATGCACATTAGGAAAAATCATTAAGTTATTCATGAATCTTAAACCAGATGATTGGGGTATACTAAAAACAAaagcaataatataattaaaatggcaTTAGCACAGCCTATGCCTCTGTTCATTCAAcgctacttatatatatatatatatatatataataaaaaattgttttaatataaaatatatttgcacaatttatgaaaatcaataaatttattagttttgtcTCTTAAAGGAGTGCTTAATTTAATAAGAGACTGAGAtcctgaaaaaaatcattaattttataaatatccagATTCATGTAAATGGTGAAAAGCTCAAGATTTGCTTAAATGCCTGTAGAAGTCAAGGGATATGCCTCTTCCTAGGCAGCTAACTGAAGGTGGTCAAGttgtattaatgttaattttatcttagATGGATACTTGaaattgaaatgtaaacaaaagtGGAAGTTTAAAGCAAATGGGCAAATTGAAtgtcatttttaaacaaagaaaatagtgTAAAGGTGAGGAAAAATgtacagtaagtatcgtttatagtgacatcggatataaTAACATATAAGCTATAGcgaccaaaaacttgtctcttggttggtttggtatactgttaatacataaatacagtatgcatattgtttataattacatcggttgtagtgacatatcAGTTACTATGACTTATTCTTTCcactgcaatgcaacatttaaagCTTATAATGACAGACGGAAGTGACTCGTCAGTAACGTAGTATACgcacattgtagctacagaaatattttgatggttaaaatgagttacatttttctttttacctgcATATGTACTATACTACAGTTCTTGTTTGTCCTATCTTCTTCCTGtcccagattattgtaaactgaagcagtcacattcagatgttattaatcttttgctgtgaacACATCATATCATGTgagtatagtattttattttacgaatcctgtgtaattcatttaataaattaattatgacttcacaaaaaacattcacgatagaggaaaaggCATACATTATTTGGCggttagagaatggtgaaactaataaggacGTTGCCCAAGAATTAGACTACGACATCGGTGCTAcggaagaaccgtgaaaaaatctgaaacaaattctatgaaatcaaaaacattatggccgtcaacataatgatgtagaccaaatgctgttaaaatagtttaaataccaGAGGGTTAGAGATACTCCTATATTGTAAACTAAGGcgaacaatttttctgaaaaattcggtaagccacgtgaaataacttcagcttggatacaACGGTTCCATCAGTGTCATGATGTTGTGTCGGGGAGAATAAACGGTGAGGCCGCAGCAGTTCCAACTAGTGTCAGAAAAATAGCTAGAAGccttttggacaaaattaaaagagggctattcggacaaaaaaatctataatggTGATGAATctggtcttttttttaaactgacactAAAAGAACCCTTTGGTTTAAAGGTGAAACGTATTTGggggaaaaattatcaaaagactttttttcttctttcctgtttagcctccagtaactaccgtttagataattcttcagaggatgatgtgtatgagtgtaaatgaagtgtagtcttgtatattctcagttcaaccattcctgagatgtgtggttaattgaaacccaaccacacagaacaccggtatccatgatctagtattcaaacccatgtaaaaacaactggctttactaggacttgaacgctgtaactctcgacttccaaatcagctgatttgggaagacgcgttaaccactagaccatcccggtgggttaatcaaaagaaagactaacagCACTAATTGCTACACATATGACTGGCACTGAAAAATAAACTTCTGGTTACAAGGAAAAGTGCTAACtccaatgttttaaaaattttaaatcacttcctgttatatacaaaagtaacaagaaagcttggatgaCAAGTGATATCTTTACATCTTGTTTACAAAAATGGGACtgtgaattaaagattgaaaatgactAAATACTATTGCTGATTGACAACTGTCCAGCTCATCCACATGAAAATTCTTCATATTTAAAGTCAGTGTTCTTACAACCAAAAACAACAGTAGTTTTAAAGCCCTTAAACCAAGCCGGTAAATGTCCGTTAcaaaaaaacacctaattttacaaatgatacaggatCTAGATCAAAATCAAGGAAAATCAAATAACTATTCTGGAtgctataattatgttagaaagatcatggaatgAGATTTTTTCATACAAGTATGAAAGTATTTACTTTCATACAAGTATGAAAGTAAAGGAATAACAAGTGAGCAAATGAAATAAGAATTAGGACTGttctagttatatatatatatatattcataatttgtaAGCAGAATATCAACAatctaatactttaatttttttaatattttgattaattacatTAGTACACATAAAGCTAACTTTAGATATACaccattaaaaaaagtagttctaaaatattgttaatcaatactaatcaaaatataaaaaataaaagtattaaattgtaGGTATTCcgcttacaaaattttaatatctttataaagtaTTTGGAAAGTATTAATGTTTGTGTCTTCACAGTAGTTCCAGGGATCATCACTTCGCTGATTAGAATATTAGATCATCACTTCATTGATTAGAATATTAGATCATCACTTCACTGATTAGATGTAGATTCATGCATGCTGAAATCTACATCTAATGTTTAGCAAATCTAgatacaattaaaagaataataaattgcattCATGTCTGTTTTGTGCTATTAAAATGCTGAAATGGATTTAAGGGAGcaatgaattattttagttttttaaatgtaataaatatgaaatcaagAGATAAAATTCATTGCTAGATATCTAACGTATACAGATGAAATTACCAGAATAATGGAATGGTGCAAAAAGGAGTTAAGGCAGTCCATTGAAGAATGTGAACATGCTTTATATAATGGACAGTTGTCTGATTTGATGTCACTCAAAATATCATAAGAACAGACTTTTCTTGGACGTTTTTACTTAAGTTTCAAGGattgttttctataaaattgtgttagctctttttaattaattaatgataggTTATGTTCAAGCAACTGAACATGCTTTCTGGAGAGCATAAAAACAGGTAAGCTGGAGACATTTTCTTGATATACATACAGAGAAAAAGTGATGAGTTCTTAAGCCATTCTGTCACTAATTTCTTGACACAAATTCAAGTGGATAATATCAACCTATAAGATatgtggataatttttttttttgtgatagacAGGGAGTTTTTTTGTTGAATTCCTTCTGCTGCCTCCAACTAGAAAAAATCTGTTATACAATTGAGAACAAAAGACAATGTATTAAATAGTTGGCATTGTGTTGCTTCACACTAATGATCAATGAATGCTGCTGCTTGAAAAAAAACTTATcattttaatgggaaaaattcATCATCCCCAGATGAACAATATTGCGTTTGATTAGTACATTTCGTGAGACTGGGAGTGTACATGATCCAAAAAGCAAAGGTCGACCatcactgttgtaaaagttctgGAGGTGTGAAAGAACATTTGACTTGCTCGTCCAGAAAATCGGTCTGAACATTATCTTCACAGGCTGggctttcactatctacagctttcaaggccactaaaaaaattacaattgcctGCTAATAGTATTGATGTCTTTctagaactgaaagaagtagaccatggaaaacgtttacagtattgtcAGTTTCGTTATCTTGTTGACgatactgaaattttggattgtgtttatttcagcgacgaGGTATGGCTTTATTCGGATGGCTACATTGACAGCCAAAACTGTTGAATATGGAGAGCTGAAAATCCTCCTGGAGGTGTGCAATCCTCCTGGTGTCGTGTAATAGAgcttttactttaaaacaaatttttaaatagtacagtTTATCACAACTTAATCAAACAGTTTATTGCCATATTTGACTTACACAAATGAAAATGTTGGTTCCAGCAAGAAAATacgtgtcatactgctaatgaaatgctggatatgttacagaaattttttggcagtcgtttaATATCAAAAGAGTTGTGGCCTTGAAGATCAccagatcttacaccagcaaACCTTTTCCTTTgggggtatttaaaaagtgtagtttttaaaaacaatcctcgtACACTTGATGAACTGAAGGCTAACATTTATGTGAGATTTCAAACATGAcaaaaagtggctgcaaatgttatgaaacatgTACGAATCTGCATCAGGATCAgaggaaatcattttgaatatctattgtaaagttattaaaggtaatttgaatattgctgtataagtattttattaacattaatatttttgtaataaattaattttgtcaaacaAAAGGGTTGCGTCCTTTTTAAAACACCTGTTATTTTAAAAACCCTACATCATATTGAGGCATACCATGTAAACTGACCTCAGGGTCCAGTGCatattaaaaggttttataactttaatgacaaaatgttttattcagaaACCTATCCTTAGTGAAAAATAACACTCAATGAAATATTACCTGATGGTAGCCATTAGGAAATTCATAATGAATAGTAGGTATTGAAGAAACAGTCTTTTCATCATATGGCGTTTCACAAACATGAAGTACACTGTTTTGAAAATCTTGTACGACTCTTTTCACCATATAATTGTGCCATGAATTTGTGACTTGAGgaatattctttttcttaaccCACTGagctttttctttctctttacaaGGTTCCTTACTAGCTATCTGATATGGAGGAATAATTTCTACATCATTAtcctgcaaaaataaaaaaaaatatattataccatACATCACTGCtgcaaatttatcagttttttttttttttactgcattaaaatcttaataacacattttttcattattacaaaaaaaaatcccaataGGACACGGCAAAGTGTGTTTTTGACACGTAAAATGTCAAAAACACTCGCCTTCAGTATCACTTTTACAGTATGTTCTCAGGAGATTTAAAATAAACCCTCTTCTCAAGTATTACCAAAATAcagtgaaaattttcatttatagcaCCCTTTGGAAAATTCTCATCATAAGAACCAGGCTAGCAAGTCATATATGATGGCATCTACGATTATTAATGGAAAGAAGCGTACAGGTACGTGGgcaaaaacagaacaaaatgaaGATCATAATTCATAATGCAAATAATTAAAgaagtatgaataaataaattgaaaaaactggTCTAAAATAGAGAGTAATGGAAAAAACTGTCAAGTGGCTTAATGACAAAAAATACTTCTAAGTTATTAAACTCctgttttatacttttacaataatttagcAATTCTATGTAACCGAGTTCAAGGATTTGCAATGAAAACAGTTCTATAACAACATTCACTTTGTTTCTAACAAACGATAATGTCTATTTACATTGAACAGGTGagatttaaaacagaaatgaaaaacatATCACTGTTTTCACCACTTTTCACTTGCAGTCaggggaaaaaatgtttaaattaccagagacaattaagaaattaataaatacttgtcAAAcagactatttttaaaatgtctctAATGTATTAAACAATCATAAGGTATATACAATTAGGGACTCAcctccaattttgatgaaatttggaatataccttataTAGGATCCAAGTTATTCgtaacaattgaaattatttgttggaaATGACTTTCAACTAAATTACTTCCCTTCTAAGTTACACAGTACCTtcaccaaaaattttatattacaagtgtaatatacattactttcagactaataattttgtttccatgaaattaagttaagaatgagatTAGATTAAGTTAAGGcaaaattaaattaggttaagCTTAAGGTGTGGGTTTTGGTAAATGTGCAACATACATTATTTACGAAGTAAGTAACTTGGTTTAGGTGAAATTTAATGGAGTTTAGTTACATTTAGGTCAATGTCATGTAATTAAACATTCCAGGTACTACACTTCGTACAatatcaaaataatgtaatactcACTACCATCATCTAATAAACCTTAAATTGGCAGATTGTTAGGCTGAGTCCATAATTTTCtacaataaccaattatttagtctgaaaacaatgtataaattatgaaattatgaaatttttggtgACTGTAATTTGTAACTTATGAAGAACTTAACTTGGTGAAAGGAGTTTCCAACAAAtgagtttaattataataaataccacAGATCCTAACTAAGATGTATGCTTTTTAACCTTGAAAATGTAAGaaacattatataacattttcagCCACAATCATTTAATCCTTACTTCACACCACTGAACCAACAATGTAAGTGCTACATAACAATTAGCTTGTAAtagaacataatttaatttagttttacacaGGTTGCTACAAGTTATTACATAAATATGACCAGGGTCAAGTGAtgtaaatatgatttcaaaataataaataaaaggaatacaGAAAGATATTGAAACAGATTTCAAATCTCATTTAATTACTgcaaagaaatacaattttaaaacaagcataaaaaagtattattgttaaCTTTGTTATGAATAACTCAAAACGTATAAAACTTTATGAAACAAGCAGCAAGAGATTTGTAAACAACAAATTATACTCTACATTAATGCAAAACATATTAGCATATACTATGTTTTAATATGCtaatataaaatttctcataacctagtaatatatttcataataaattaggCTAAATCTAATTATGTATTATTGCTGCTgctgattttcataatttttatttttacattgtgttGGATaagtaatttatgttattaaaagttataaagtttTCCGTTATCACAATGTTCAAAGTTCCTGTAATGTTAAAAGATTATTGTATGCAGAGCACAATACTACACTGCGGGAATCAAATCCAACTTAACCTTAAGAAAATTAAAGTTGTTTACTCCATAAATAAATGATACTGCACATTTACCAAAACCCACAAATTAACCTACTtaacttaatttcactgaaaccaaattatttatttcacaaatatttttagttcatatttaCATCACATatacaatagaaaataacaatttggGTGTGGAtgctatgtaatttatttttatttatgcaattcaAGCAAATGGCATTTCCAACAAATAGTTCAACTTACAggtaatttaaatcttaaataatgtttattccacatttcataaaaaatcagagGCAAGGTagtaattatattcaattatgCCTTGTTTCATTAACAAACTATATAGGCTACAATTAATGCGTAACAGACCAACTTAAAAGTTATCATACAGTCATCTTCAAATTAATCAAACATAATTACTgtttacagaagaaaaataacaaactacttttaaataaatgttttaatcacATGTTAAACAAGTACAGAACTAGTGTAATATCTTATTTACAAAGCAAATGATATATTGAAAGTGTGAGCTATTTATTCTTTGAATGtcattccaatttaaaaaaaaatcctgatgtgATTCAGCTGGACTACATTATGTAGTCCAAAGCAGTAACTGAATCATTCTGTTGGTTAAGTTCATACACTGCATAGAAACAAATTGAACTCAGCCTCAAGCAGAAGTATTATGTTCAAGTTTAGATGCAATATACTAcagtttttgataataaaaaaggttctgaatttgttaaaatcattctAAAAAGACAGCTCAAAATTGGTCTGCAATACATATGTAACTGGTTGTACCACAGATAGTACCTGAAGATACTGCTTGCACTGCATACTAATGTAATCACCACCAAGAGGTGATTTAACTATTGCCTGTGACAAAACAAAGCCATCTTGAACGGGAACGGCGGACGTGTGAGTTGCACCACTGTCAACAACCAAGCAAGTCGCGCGCCCATTTGCAAATGCTGCTAGGACAGCATTTTTAACAAGGAAAAACGCAGGCACGttgtatttttcaaacattaattctgttaacTTTTCTCGTTTATTACGGGCGTTCCATGGCGATTCTGACATTAAAACTGGGTGGAACTGAGACTCTGACTGTATACACTTTGAATACACATAATCAAGAACAGTTTCGAATAGATCCCAATCCTCTATCATTCCGTTCTTCATGTAAGACACGACTTCCATTCCTTTTCTGGCAACATAAAGACTTGTCGTATCAACATAATGCTTAACTCCCGAACTCGTAACATTATTATCAGTGTCTGATTTCTTGTCAACATCTAGGCTTTCACTTAAGGCCGTAGTCTGAGTTCCATCTTCGCAAACACCGATCACTGCAGGAATTTCACATTTAGGCGTATCCTCTTGGGCATATCCCACTCTCAACGACTGATGACCAACATCAAATACGAGAGCCCCTATCTCATCTCCACCAAACAGCATGCCCCCACTCATTTTATAGTATTATCtaatttagaaagttttaaaagTGAATTCTGATACATAAACAACgaaatcacataataaaaaacgaaataacaTTTTTGGCGGCAACCTTACGACCAAAATGTAGTGGTT encodes:
- the LOC142323533 gene encoding actin-like protein 6B; amino-acid sequence: MSGGMLFGGDEIGALVFDVGHQSLRVGYAQEDTPKCEIPAVIGVCEDGTQTTALSESLDVDKKSDTDNNVTSSGVKHYVDTTSLYVARKGMEVVSYMKNGMIEDWDLFETVLDYVYSKCIQSESQFHPVLMSESPWNARNKREKLTELMFEKYNVPAFFLVKNAVLAAFANGRATCLVVDSGATHTSAVPVQDGFVLSQAIVKSPLGGDYISMQCKQYLQDNDVEIIPPYQIASKEPCKEKEKAQWVKKKNIPQVTNSWHNYMVKRVVQDFQNSVLHVCETPYDEKTVSSIPTIHYEFPNGYHQDFGSERFRIPEALFDPSLVQMRGGLVGNTMLGAGHIVTTSVGMCDVDVRPALYNSVVVTGGNSFLQGFPERLSRDLSTRIPSSMRLKLISANGCSERRFGSWIGGSILASIGTFQHMWISNQEYEEGGKGQVDRKCP